A stretch of DNA from Methanoplanus endosymbiosus:
TATGTGGAGTTATTCCCTTTGGAGCATATCTGTTGAAGATGTACTGCACTGTTCTTGGAGAGATGTGCTTTCCCATCTGCCCGACAAATACCGGCCCGGAGATCTTTTTGGATGTGAAACTGTCAATCTGTTTAAGGGTTTCGTCATCGACAAAAACAGTGCGTATTTTGCCCCCTTTCCCTTTAACTTTTATTGTATGGTCCTCAAAATCAATGTCATCAATATCTATGGAACATAGTTCAGATACGCGGACTCCGGTAGAATATATTGTTCTGATGATCAGTCTGTCCCTTTCACCCGGAATTGCATCAAGAAGCCTGATTACCTGATTATGCTTTAAATATTTCAGTTCCTGCTCCTTTATTTTGGGCCTGTCAACTCCGATCATGGGGTTTGCCTCAATAATTCCCTGTTTAAAGCAGTACCTGTAAAATGAGCTTAAGGAGGAAATTATTCTGTGAAGTGTGGCTGGTTTGTACTCTCTTAGTGACATCATGTATGCCAGAAAATCATTTATCATAATTGAAGTTGTATCAACGTCAGTATCCAGCCTGGCTTTTTTTGTGTCATTCCAGTACACCGGAAGTTTCTCTTCTCCCTCATTTCTCATTATCCAGAGATAGTATCCAAACTTTTTGACAGAACCTTCATAGCTCTTTATTGTTCTCTGTGAGTAATTCCGCATCCTGAGGTGGTGCAAAAAGCGTTTTAACCACTCTGAAAAATAATCTCCCTGCATGCTTTATTCTTTGAAATTACTGATTTAATAACTTTTTCGTAGAATACCTATTCTGCGCAAAAACTTTAAGCCATATATGGGGGTATTTCCTGAAAGAATTATCGGCGAACTTTTGGTGTATTGCCGGAAGAATTTTGGGATGGACAGGATTTATCTGTATGTTGATTTTAATTGAGGTACTGAAAAAATATCAGCTGATTTTTCAGTGATATTGTTTTTTTTGGTCCTCATCCGGGACTTTTTTAGTGATTGTCTGTGAAATCCAAATTAAGGGCAATATATTGTCATCAATGTCAAATTGGATGTCTGATATAGATATGTGTCAGAAAGTGCAACACAACGAACGTATGAGGATGTTTATTTGGAGAACAATTTTTAAATTCGGAATTTTCAATATGATTGTAATAATTTCCAGGCAACAGTTTTTATTTTTCCCAGGAGGATTACTGATACATTCTCCGGATTTTCTCCCCTTCAATATCCACAGATTTCTGTCTTTTGAATGGCAGGAAAATTCCGCTATGTGAGACATATTTTTCACACTCAGATGTCTGAAATCCGGAAATCATATTGGAGTAACAATTAGTAACATCGATATTTTTTCAGTCAAAATAATATTTATCTGCAAATTTCAGAAGATATTTCACCCCAATACTGCTGTAACCATCATATAATCAGCCACGGGTTGCCCCACTACCTGCTTCCTTATCTGTCTATTCTGAATGTTAATTGTCGGATCTGGGGATTATATAGACATAAAATATGCAGCAATGATCCGGCAGACGGACGCAGTTACATTATGTTACTAGAATATTTAATTCGTCAAAATAGTGTGTATCTGTAAATTTCAGGGCATATCTAACCCCAATACTCACCCCAATACTGTTGTAGCCATGCAGATGAGCAATCGCAGATAGATTGAACCCCGACCTGATTTTCCTGATCTGTCAATTCTGAATGCTAATTGTCAGATCAGAGGTTTTTATGGTCATAAAATATGCAGCAATAATCCGGCAGACAAACAGAGTTACATTATGTAACTCAGATATTAATTTCATCAGAATAGTGCATATCTGTAAATTACAGGGCATATCTAACTCCAATACTCAATCAAATAATGTTGTAATCATGTAGATGATCAATCACAGATAGATTGCCATTTTCCAGCCCCCCAATCTCTCAATCCGGAATGTCAATTGTCAGATCTGGGGTTTTTATCGACATAAAATATGCAGCAATAATCTGGCAGATAAATTAGGTTACATTATGTAACCAAGACATTTACTTCGTCAAAATAGGCGTATCTGCAAATATCAAGGCATATCCCACTCCAATACTCGCCGTAATAATCAACTCAATTACTGCGGTGTAAAATAGATTTTTGAACAAGTGTCAAACTTGAGATAGATTGCTATTCTGCTGCCTATTGGTATGTCAATCCGAATGTTTGTCAGATCAGTTATGATTTTTCAGAAATTGCTGTCCGGCCGGCAGGTTCCATCTTAACAACGCCGTAAGATTCATATTTCCGGAAAGATATTTGAGTCTGCATCTGCCACCTCCCAAATCAGAATCTGAAAAAAAATCAGAATTCAGAATTCCGGCATATCAGGCAGATGGTTTGCACCACGAAATTATGTCAGTATCAAACTGCGGGCCAGTATTTGTAAGATTGTACATATCCTCCCTTTTTCCGGAATTATGCTGAATATTCAATGGATTTTTACATCTGAACGAACAGCCCTCCCTCCACCCACACCCCATAA
This window harbors:
- the xerA gene encoding site-specific tyrosine recombinase/integron integrase, with product MQGDYFSEWLKRFLHHLRMRNYSQRTIKSYEGSVKKFGYYLWIMRNEGEEKLPVYWNDTKKARLDTDVDTTSIMINDFLAYMMSLREYKPATLHRIISSLSSFYRYCFKQGIIEANPMIGVDRPKIKEQELKYLKHNQVIRLLDAIPGERDRLIIRTIYSTGVRVSELCSIDIDDIDFEDHTIKVKGKGGKIRTVFVDDETLKQIDSFTSKKISGPVFVGQMGKHISPRTVQYIFNRYAPKGITPHKIRHSYASELYRRSKNLRVVQENLGHSSIKTTEVYLHTDVDERRDVYRKFFPLSDK